One Candidatus Binatia bacterium genomic region harbors:
- a CDS encoding UDP-N-acetylmuramate dehydrogenase has product MSLHPQPISVRRGIPLRDCTTLELGGPATYFFEAMRDEEIPAALAWADQNKQRLTTVGGGSNIVVADAGLAGLVLRIGTRGIRREPVADGEVWSIAAGENWDDIVAAAVTAELSGIECLSGIPGRCGAAPLQNIGAYGQEISETLVQVQVIDRTTHHAATLAADELAFAYRDSRLKRESERWIVTGITLHLRSRQAPALRYPGLEQAVRARGPITLASCREAVLELRRSKSMVYDPTDPNHRSAGSFFLNPILPEAQVAALEVDARTQGVLAPTSTIPTFPATPGCRKIPAAWLIEHSGFSRGQTEGRVGLSSRHTLALINHGGSSTDELLAFARTIRDGVENQFGVRLEAEPVMLGFPVPPLESADAEI; this is encoded by the coding sequence ATGAGCTTGCACCCGCAACCGATTTCCGTGCGCCGGGGGATCCCCTTGCGCGACTGCACCACTTTGGAACTGGGCGGACCCGCCACTTATTTTTTCGAGGCGATGCGCGACGAAGAAATTCCGGCGGCTCTCGCCTGGGCTGACCAGAACAAGCAACGGTTGACAACGGTCGGTGGCGGCTCGAATATCGTGGTCGCCGATGCCGGTCTTGCAGGCCTGGTCTTGCGTATCGGCACTCGGGGGATTCGACGAGAGCCGGTCGCCGACGGCGAGGTCTGGAGCATCGCTGCCGGCGAAAACTGGGATGATATCGTCGCGGCCGCCGTGACCGCGGAACTCTCCGGAATCGAATGCCTCTCGGGCATACCGGGACGCTGTGGCGCCGCACCCCTGCAAAATATCGGTGCCTACGGTCAGGAGATTTCCGAGACTCTGGTCCAGGTGCAAGTGATCGACCGGACCACCCATCATGCCGCCACTCTCGCTGCCGACGAACTCGCCTTCGCCTACCGCGACAGCCGTCTCAAGCGCGAGTCGGAGCGTTGGATTGTGACGGGAATCACTCTACACCTGCGATCCCGGCAGGCGCCCGCGCTCCGCTACCCCGGGCTCGAGCAAGCGGTACGCGCACGCGGACCCATCACGCTGGCCTCCTGCCGTGAGGCCGTGCTCGAATTGCGTCGCAGCAAATCCATGGTCTACGACCCCACAGACCCGAACCACCGAAGCGCGGGATCGTTTTTCCTCAATCCGATCCTGCCGGAGGCGCAGGTGGCGGCTCTGGAAGTCGATGCTCGCACGCAGGGGGTCCTCGCCCCGACGTCCACAATCCCGACCTTCCCCGCCACACCGGGGTGTCGAAAAATCCCGGCCGCCTGGTTGATTGAACATAGCGGGTTTTCACGTGGCCAGACCGAGGGCAGAGTCGGCCTCTCCTCACGTCATACTCTGGCGTTGATCAACCACGGCGGAAGCAGCACCGACGAGCTGCTAGCCTTTGCCCGCACGATCCGTGACGGCGTGGAAAATCAGTTCGGCGTCCGACTCGAGGCCGAACCTGTCATGCTCGGCTTCCCGGTCCCGCCGCTGGAATCGGCGGATGCGGAAATCTAG